A genomic stretch from uncultured Pseudodesulfovibrio sp. includes:
- the tpiA gene encoding triose-phosphate isomerase, with protein sequence MKKLMAANWKMYKTWDEAKSTAEELVKLTAAKLPDDREVLVFPSFTALRGVAQALAWQAGFSAGGQDYYIEEEGAFTGEISPKMLKDAGAAYGLTGHSERRHVLGEDDEYIGQKTAYGLASGLKVVLCVGEKIEDRKKDMVEDVLERQIRMGLKNVPTDIAPDRLSIAYEPVWAIGTGEVAGPEEISAAHGFVRKILFSIFGDNANEMRILYGGSVKPDNCAEIIALDNVDGVLVGGASLEGESFSKIVLA encoded by the coding sequence ATGAAGAAACTCATGGCTGCCAATTGGAAGATGTATAAGACTTGGGACGAAGCCAAGTCTACTGCGGAGGAGTTGGTCAAGTTGACGGCTGCAAAGCTTCCAGACGACCGGGAGGTGCTTGTTTTTCCGTCCTTTACGGCATTGAGGGGGGTGGCTCAGGCTTTGGCTTGGCAGGCAGGATTTTCTGCCGGTGGTCAAGACTATTATATAGAAGAAGAGGGTGCTTTTACCGGAGAGATCTCTCCCAAGATGCTCAAGGATGCTGGAGCTGCATACGGGTTGACTGGGCATTCGGAACGTCGACATGTTTTGGGTGAGGACGATGAGTATATTGGACAGAAGACAGCTTATGGTCTTGCCAGTGGGCTCAAGGTCGTTCTGTGTGTCGGTGAAAAAATTGAAGATCGAAAAAAAGACATGGTAGAGGATGTCCTCGAAAGGCAGATACGTATGGGGCTGAAAAATGTTCCGACGGATATTGCTCCGGATCGATTGAGTATAGCTTATGAACCCGTATGGGCGATTGGTACAGGTGAAGTGGCTGGTCCTGAAGAAATTTCAGCCGCTCACGGTTTTGTCAGGAAAATCCTTTTTTCAATTTTTGGAGATAATGCCAATGAAATGAGGATATTATACGGAGGAAGTGTTAAGCCGGACAATTGTGCCGAGATTATTGCGCTTGACAATGTCGACGGAGTATTGGTAGGAGGCGCGAGCTTAGAGGGCGAAAGCTTTAGTAAGATTGTTTTGGCCTGA
- a CDS encoding phosphoglycerate kinase, whose protein sequence is MLFIDQVDISGKKLLFRVDFNVPLENGVITDDNRIQAAMPTLKYALDKGAAIILCAHLGKPKGQVVPELSLAPVAKRTGELLGVDIELVPGLLSNLAVEKAAALKPGQALMLDNLRYNPEETGKTAAERGDFGQRLASLADVYVNDAFGVAHRENASVVDIPKYAPVSCGGFLLQKEQKFLGDALQEPKRPYVCVSGGAKVSTKLGILNNLLGKVDDIIIGGAMANTFMLAKGYEVGNSLIEKDLVEDAKSIMEKADSMGSKLHLPVDYIYADTHEAVEAAGVCAADMIPADSMVLDIGPETIKNFVSVLARSKTIVWNGPMGLFETPAFAKGSMAVCAAIADLDDALSIVGGGDTDAVVHMMHLTDKFSFISTGGGSFLEFLEGKELPAFTALKEGLIS, encoded by the coding sequence ATGCTTTTTATTGATCAAGTTGATATCTCTGGGAAAAAACTTCTCTTTCGTGTGGATTTCAATGTCCCCCTTGAAAATGGTGTGATTACTGATGACAACCGTATTCAGGCGGCTATGCCAACGCTTAAATATGCGTTGGACAAGGGGGCAGCGATTATTCTTTGTGCACACCTTGGTAAGCCCAAGGGACAAGTGGTGCCGGAGCTGTCTTTGGCGCCTGTGGCAAAGCGTACGGGCGAGCTGCTCGGAGTGGATATCGAACTCGTACCCGGGCTATTGAGCAATCTGGCTGTGGAAAAAGCGGCTGCGCTCAAACCGGGGCAGGCGCTTATGCTGGACAATCTCCGCTACAATCCTGAAGAGACAGGAAAGACGGCGGCAGAGCGTGGGGATTTTGGGCAGCGACTTGCTTCCCTTGCAGATGTTTATGTTAATGACGCCTTTGGTGTTGCCCATCGTGAGAATGCTTCTGTCGTGGATATTCCCAAGTACGCTCCCGTGAGCTGCGGTGGTTTTCTCTTGCAGAAAGAGCAAAAGTTTCTCGGAGATGCATTGCAGGAACCAAAACGTCCTTATGTTTGTGTTTCCGGTGGTGCAAAGGTGTCTACAAAGTTGGGAATATTAAATAATTTACTCGGCAAGGTCGATGACATAATCATCGGTGGCGCTATGGCCAATACTTTCATGCTCGCCAAGGGCTATGAAGTCGGTAATTCTCTGATTGAAAAGGATCTGGTGGAAGATGCCAAATCCATTATGGAAAAGGCTGATTCCATGGGGTCGAAGCTCCATTTGCCTGTCGATTATATATATGCCGACACACATGAAGCTGTTGAGGCGGCTGGAGTGTGTGCAGCAGATATGATTCCTGCTGATTCCATGGTGTTGGATATTGGACCTGAAACCATCAAGAACTTTGTTTCAGTCCTTGCCAGGTCCAAGACTATTGTCTGGAATGGACCAATGGGCCTGTTCGAAACTCCGGCTTTTGCAAAGGGATCTATGGCGGTTTGCGCCGCTATCGCCGACCTTGATGATGCACTCAGTATTGTGGGTGGTGGTGATACTGATGCCGTGGTCCATATGATGCATCTTACTGATAAGTTTAGTTTTATTTCAACTGGAGGCGGATCGTTTCTGGAGTTTCTCGAAGGGAAGGAACTGCCGGCTTTCACTGCATTAAAGGAGGGCTTGATTTCATGA
- the rimI gene encoding ribosomal protein S18-alanine N-acetyltransferase, protein MYDEVLVLGKDDVQDLIDLEAQCFEYHWTREQFLLGLSRKAFNVLGIRHEGVLAGYIAFSMIEDEMEILNLAVRPEFRRHGLAARLLAESFEVCRENNIKKSFLDVKVSNEPALSLYRKFGYKKIGVRKKYYPDTKEDALLFRYDFPN, encoded by the coding sequence ATGTATGACGAAGTATTGGTGTTGGGCAAGGATGATGTCCAGGACCTCATTGATCTGGAAGCCCAGTGTTTTGAGTACCACTGGACTCGCGAGCAATTTCTTCTCGGTTTGTCGAGAAAGGCCTTTAATGTACTTGGTATACGGCATGAAGGGGTTCTTGCCGGCTACATAGCCTTTTCAATGATTGAGGATGAAATGGAAATCCTTAACTTGGCTGTTCGTCCTGAGTTCAGAAGGCATGGACTGGCAGCAAGGCTGTTGGCAGAGAGTTTTGAGGTGTGCCGTGAAAATAATATTAAAAAAAGTTTTTTGGACGTCAAGGTATCCAATGAGCCAGCCTTGTCACTGTATAGGAAATTCGGATACAAAAAAATTGGTGTCAGAAAAAAGTATTACCCGGATACCAAGGAAGATGCTTTGCTCTTCAGGTATGATTTTCCGAATTAA
- a CDS encoding NUDIX domain-containing protein: MIFNKKALEPTLDNNPIEVVDDKNRPLAVLAKSAVHRQLLKHRSVQILVLNPDGKIFLQKRNSKKQFFPGRWDISARTHLLAGESTYDAGLRALKENLNMEVEHLHLLNELPAGPETGFEHVTLYTVPKNIYPIVPNPDEVSEGFYYSQEELTCLVKEFKELLTPNLVLLWETGLLANI, translated from the coding sequence ATGATTTTCAACAAGAAAGCACTTGAACCCACCCTAGACAACAACCCTATTGAGGTTGTCGACGATAAGAACAGACCCTTGGCCGTCCTCGCCAAATCTGCAGTTCATCGACAATTACTCAAACATCGCTCGGTCCAAATCCTTGTTCTAAATCCTGATGGTAAAATATTCCTTCAAAAACGAAACAGTAAAAAACAGTTTTTCCCAGGTCGTTGGGACATTTCAGCTCGCACCCACCTTCTGGCGGGAGAATCGACCTATGACGCCGGATTACGCGCACTCAAAGAAAACTTGAATATGGAAGTTGAACATCTTCATCTCCTAAACGAGCTCCCGGCGGGACCGGAAACAGGATTTGAACATGTGACGCTCTACACTGTTCCCAAGAACATCTACCCTATCGTCCCCAACCCCGATGAAGTGTCAGAAGGATTTTATTACTCTCAAGAAGAATTGACATGTCTTGTCAAAGAATTCAAAGAATTACTAACACCAAATCTCGTACTCCTTTGGGAAACCGGGCTTCTAGCCAACATCTAA
- a CDS encoding inositol monophosphatase family protein — MKRRPKNKKIMHKGRIDLVTETDMAVEVMLKEELAKLLPGSDFLAEETAKDTPLGEFTWIIDPIDGTTNFAHGLPFVANSIGLWHEDRVILGVVNLPLLGEVFTAVEGHGAFMNGKPIAVSEEKRMERSLLATGFPYDVETHLDTVLRHLKTLLPLTQGIRRPGAAALDLAYVACGRYDGFFESALNPWDTAAGILLVKEAGGQISEYDVSVPYLFGSSSILATNSLIHSELSALLRKD, encoded by the coding sequence GTGAAGCGGCGACCAAAAAACAAGAAGATCATGCACAAGGGGCGAATCGACCTTGTGACCGAAACTGATATGGCTGTTGAGGTCATGCTTAAGGAAGAGCTTGCCAAACTTTTGCCTGGTTCTGACTTCCTAGCCGAGGAGACAGCTAAAGATACACCTCTTGGTGAATTTACATGGATCATCGATCCAATAGACGGGACCACTAATTTTGCCCATGGGTTACCTTTTGTGGCCAATTCCATTGGACTTTGGCACGAAGACCGTGTGATTTTGGGGGTGGTGAATCTGCCGCTTCTTGGAGAAGTTTTTACAGCGGTCGAAGGACATGGGGCGTTTATGAATGGAAAGCCAATTGCAGTCTCTGAAGAGAAGCGTATGGAGCGTTCTCTGTTGGCGACGGGATTCCCATATGACGTCGAAACACATCTGGATACTGTTCTCAGGCATCTCAAGACGTTACTTCCTTTGACGCAGGGTATTCGTAGACCTGGTGCGGCCGCTCTTGATCTGGCGTACGTCGCTTGTGGGCGGTATGACGGTTTCTTCGAAAGTGCGCTTAATCCATGGGACACTGCGGCTGGCATTCTGTTGGTTAAAGAGGCTGGGGGGCAAATCAGTGAATATGATGTAAGTGTTCCCTATTTGTTCGGTTCATCTTCTATATTGGCTACCAACAGTTTGATTCATAGTGAACTTAGTGCGCTGTTGCGCAAGGATTAG
- a CDS encoding DUF6485 family protein has protein sequence MRQEMKKKDQCPRAKINEKYCTCTSPCDKHGLCCECLHYHRQRGELPACYFTVEEERTYNRSVEFFIQRRA, from the coding sequence ATGAGGCAAGAAATGAAAAAGAAAGATCAGTGTCCAAGGGCAAAAATCAACGAAAAGTACTGCACCTGTACGTCTCCATGCGACAAGCATGGGCTCTGTTGTGAATGTCTACATTATCACAGGCAACGTGGTGAGCTTCCTGCTTGCTATTTCACCGTAGAAGAAGAGAGGACTTACAATCGGTCCGTTGAATTTTTCATTCAGCGAAGAGCTTAA